The Haloplanus natans DSM 17983 genome has a segment encoding these proteins:
- a CDS encoding AbrB/MazE/SpoVT family DNA-binding domain-containing protein produces MSKSERSDNSEKEVVAVTKHGQATIPKRFREKLGIEAPGKVLFRETEGGEVIVEHVRSPGEMRGFAARSEASTDRPATEILQEKREQDREERDAQFPSEE; encoded by the coding sequence ATGAGTAAGTCAGAACGCTCAGATAACTCTGAAAAGGAAGTCGTTGCTGTCACCAAGCACGGTCAGGCGACCATTCCGAAGCGGTTCCGCGAGAAGCTCGGGATCGAGGCTCCCGGAAAGGTGCTGTTCCGGGAGACCGAGGGCGGCGAGGTGATCGTCGAACACGTCCGCTCGCCGGGTGAGATGCGCGGCTTTGCCGCCCGCAGCGAAGCGTCCACCGACAGGCCCGCGACCGAGATCCTCCAAGAGAAGCGCGAACAGGATCGAGAGGAACGTGACGCGCAGTTCCCCTCGGAGGAGTGA